AACCTTATTAAGAACATCAACGAACGAGTCAAAATATTGACTTCCTTTTTCCAAACCCCGTCTCGAAAACTTTGTTACGCCAGGTGTCAAAAACACTAACGAATGTTTAGAGTTTTGTAACGCGTAATTTGTAGTCTGTTCAGAGTGCCAACCTGTTGCTAAAAGACGAGGCCAAACAGCGTCCCAAAACACCTCGTTTAACCTCGTTTTGCTTAATCCTATTCGATCTTTTAAAAGATCGGAAATTTCTTGTGTTGTAAGAGACGAGCATGTTGTGTGACGTTTCTTGGATCTTATTCGTTTTTTTGTCTTTGTCGTAAGGTCTTGTTTTTCGTTTCCAATGGCTACTGCTTTTACAAGAATGTTAATTCCGACTGTATCCCTTAAACTGAATACAAACTTCTCGAAAGAGATTTTACCCTCGTCGAATGCACTGCTGACCTGGAATATGTGATGCCATATCTCAGTAAGAAAAAATCAGATACGAGATTATACTAAGTAAAAGAATAATGGGCATAAGCAGTGTTGTAAACGGTGGTCGGTTTGATGACGAATCTGTCCCATTTCGCCCAAAAACTTCTAATTAGTTGATTAACACTAAAAGGTCAGTCAATGTCAGTCTGTGCCAAGTCTGGGTCAGTCAAAGTCAAGGTTGGTCAAAGTAAAGGTTGAAACTTTAATATTTTATACTCAGATTTGTTTCCTATAGATATGTTTGAAATATGTATGCTTGATGtatttatgtgtaatatatatagTGGACTAATCAAAGGGGggagtactttttttttttaaatttttttgttttcttaaaaaaaaaatttcaaacattaagatcacatgaaaatgtgAACATtctaaaaagacactttgtgatgaatgttattattttggcgggaaaacgctcgaagaaataaatgataacatgcatcatgagtaatgttttaaatagagttttttttttcatcttatgtgtaaagtttttttttcttcaaaatttagccctagagtttaggatttaggttttagtgttttgggtttagtccctaaacccaaaaccctaaacccaaagtgttaaaaattcaatataaaccctaatttctaaactctaaaccctattttctaaaccctaatttctaaacccttagaaaaaactctaattaaaacattacttaTGATGCATGTTaagtatcatttatttcttcgagcattttcccgccaaaataataacaatgATCATCTTTTTTAAATTGTTCATATTTTCACGTGATCTTgatgtttgtaaaaaaaaattcaaaaaaaaggaaaaagatttACTTCCCCCCCAAATAAGTACTTCCACTTGATTAAAACACAATATAAATTTATGttgaatatatatattactgaaagTCAACGTTAACGTTAGTCAACATTTGACTCGACCCGACTCAACCGACTAGTCGTTTCAAAGTACCTGAGTCAAATGAGTTTTGCATTCGTCTGTCACGTTAGGAAGTAATCGAGACAAAAGCTCCTGTCTTCTCCATCCTTTGAAGATCTTTCGTCCAGGCAAATACTTAATTTTTCTCTTTTTACTAAACATTGACCATCGTTGGTGTTCACTGCTTCGATAAAACCTTCCATAGTAATAAGACACCACATTTGGCAGTCCTTTATCCCCCACAAACTCGTTCACAACACGAAGATCCTTCCCGAAAATATATAAACCAAGAACAAAACTATCATGTTCAATCTTGGTCCAAGATTCTTCACCTGATGAACACGGAATCGGAAACAGATCATCATCGCCTGTTTCTGAACCTAAAATACCAGATTTACCCTCTGCAGATTCCATAGCTTCAAGTTTACATGTAACCCAAGTGACAGGAATTGGCAGACCAAAAGCAAACCGGTTTTGAACATCAGTATTGGCATTTTGATAAACTGGTAACGCAATGAGCTGCAAACGCTCGTTTTCTGTCATTAAAGATGGGATTTTTGCTTGATATTCATCTCCAATTCGAGTAGTCTTTTGTGGCTCGCCAAAAATGTCACCCGCAGCAGAATACTGTTCAGAATTTAGCCATTCGACACGTTTATCGACATCCTCCATCTTTTTATCCATCTGTTTTCACCACAACCAAATATGCTGTTAGCTTCAAGTTTTAATATGAACTGTGTAATACAGTTAATGATATAGTGATCCATagaaacaaaaggaacaaatgtttCATATATCTGCAAAATTCATCAAATGGGAACTGAAAACCTAATTGGATTCAACTACTTTTTGCCTGAAAAATTACTCGAATCATGAACCGTATTATCAAACTTTATAATGGGAAATTTCACTAAATTCTTGAATGAAAAAAGGTTAGTACTTTTATCTTACTGATGCTCATTAACAACATCAATGGTAGAGTTTAGGTTTAGTAccaaaaaatataaaatttatttactATATAATTAGCACCTACCAAAAAAACAAGCCCAGATCTGTTCTTGAACCCAAAACAACATAACAGGATAGTAAAACAACACGTTAACCACTTAAAATATAGCGTGAAACAAACACAATTGAAAGCATTAGTGATGAATCTTGAAATAACATTAGATTACTAATAACCCAAACTCATGTACACAACAAAACCCATTAATCGATAGCATCATATATCAAGCTCAATATCATAAGTTTATTAatgaataatgattataataaaaggTATCTAAACTTAAAATTATTGCATAACAACTTAAACAAAACGAATCCCACGTGAATACGCAAACTTAAACAAATGGGTCTTCAATCTTTAGCATAAAAAATTAAACTTTGATTAGTTTCAAGAATCTTTAATGAACATACATGGGTTATAATTTATAAACAAATAACAAGATATATATAATTCAAAACAaaaaaatgcaagaaacaaacaaacagttattatatacatatatatctgtgtGTAACCTGATGTTGTTGATGATCAAGAGATTATGATAATTTAGAAGAATAAAACCTTTGAAAAATGGGTAAAAAATGTGAGAGCGTTATTGAGGACTTCACGAACACAGATGAGAAAATAAAATTTACTGCACAAAAACAAAGCAACAAAGAAAGGGTGTTGGGTGTgtttttattataaaataaaactttaatttaaaaaaagAAAGGACTAAAAAAGTAGATTTTATTATAATTGagcaggcttataactacctttagtgatttgattcttgatgttataattcagtaggcttataactacctttagtgatttgattcttgattaagaatgctaataatgaagtgtaagaacaaagatgataatggagagaaagaaagaaacactttgtaagtgtgagaaaatggtgcaagtttaatgcttgcattcatggctatttatagcaaaaatatcacaagtttaggtaatacaataatattatttttgtgtatcaataattgactatccatttatatatatatttatatattataacactcccccttggatagcaattttatttgttgaagatcaactgtaagttactgactcgttaaaaaccttgctaaagaaaacccagtgggaaaaaaactttagctaagggaaaaagagtgcagcatggagttgactccccctcaagtagacatcgcttcagttgttacatcttttgaacatgtctcatgccaatgttatgaacgtgtgttctgaaaatagcagttggaagtgctttcgtgaaaagatcagcagagtttttgctggattgaacatatctcatttcaatctcgttgtccttaatgagattttgagtgtatgagaagaatctaggaggtatgtgtttggttcggtcacttttgatatacccttctttcatctgtgctatgcaagctgcattatcttcatagataattgttggacttttatcgcgttctagtccacaagaatcagtaatgatttgtgtcattgatctcaaccaaaaacattcccgagtagcttcatgtaatgcaatcacttcggcatgatttgatgatgtagcaacaagtgtttgtttttgagaacgccatgatattgcagtacctccatttaggaatacatatccagtttgagatttagctttatgtggatcagataaataacctgcatcagcataaccaaccaaatcttgttttgattcgttagaataaaataatcctaaatcagtagttcctcgaaggtatcgaaatatgtgtttgatcccattccagtgtcttttggtaggagcagagctgaaccttgccaacaaattaactgcaaaagaaatgtcaggtcttgtacaatttgtaagatacataagagctccaattgcactaagatatggtacttctggtccaagaatatcttcatgatcttcacatggacgaaatggatcagtttcaacattgagtgatctaacaaccataggagtacttaatggttttgccttgtccatattgaaacgtttcagaatcttttcagtatatgttgtttgatgtacaagtaaaccattaggcatatgctcaatttgtaaaccaaggcaatacttggtttttccgagatctttcatttcaaattctttctttagaagttgaatggcttcatggatctctttatttgtacctatgatgtttagatcatcaacataaacagctatgatcacatatccggatgttgttttcttaatgaaaacacaaggacaagtaaggttatttgtataccctttgcttatcaagtaatcacttaatcggttataccacatacgtcccgattgttttaacccatataaagatctttgtaatttaattgaatacatttctttgggttttgcatttgatgcttctggtaccttaaatccttcaggtatcttcatatatatatcactatcaagtgatccatatagataagcagtcacaacatccatgagatgcatttctaaatttttagaaactgtcaggctgattaagtatctaaaagtaattgcatccataacatgggaataagtttcttcataatcaattcccggtctttgagaaaaaccttgagctacaagtctagctttataccttgtaacttcatttttctcatttctttttcggacaaaaatccatctgtatcctacaggtttcacatctttaggagtgagaatgatggatccgaaaacttttcttttattgagtgattctaattcagctcgtattgcttctttccattgagcccaatcatgtctattttgacattcaaccatagatgttggttctggatcatcatcattattcatgatgtcatatgcaacattaaatgaaaatttctcatcaagatttttcatttcatttcggttccataatatttttgaatgtgcataattgattgcaatttctgtattgacatcatcaatctcctctgcagtaggagtactgatttgtggttcttcttgaacactttcttttaccttattatcagctgattttctttttcgaggatttttatctttggaaccaactggtctcccacgtttcagacgtggcatagattcttgagtgactacattatcagttttccgatttggaatctcaactcgagctagagtattaactgctggtatatatgatttagtcaccctttttgtatctgtgaatgcatcaggcaattgatttgcaagttcttgtatatgcattatcttttgaacttctatctcgcattcttttgtgcgaggatcaagatactttaattgaggttcacaccatgaaacatcattttctttattttttatttctccccctaatctaggaaacaatgtttcattaaaatgacaatcagcaaaacgtgctgtaaaaacatcacctgtcataggttcaatataccttatgattgaagatgtttcatatccaacatatattcccaacctcccttgaggacccatttttgtacgttgtggtggcgcaattggaacatatactgcacaaccaaatgttctaaggtgggaaatatttggctcttgaccaaaagcaagttgtaggggggaatatttatgacttgcacttggtctgatgcgaatcaatgcagcagcatgtaaaattgcatgaccccatatagatacagggagttttgttctcattatcaatggtctagcgattaactgtaaacgtttaatcagtgactcggctaaaccattttgtgtatgcacatgagcaacagaatgttcaacaacaattcctatagacatgcaatagtcattaaatgcttgagatgtaaactcaccagcattatcaagtctcacctttttaatgatgtaatcaggaaaatgtgctctcaatttaataatttcggcaagaaattttgcaaatgccacattacggcttgataacagacaaacatgagaccatctactagatgcgtctattaggaccatgaaatatctaaatggtccacatggtggatgaattggtccacaaatatcgccttgaattctttcaagaaacattggtgattctttctcaaccttaagtggtgagggtctagttattaattttccaagagagcaagatatacatggaaccattgtatcatgaaggatttttctatcctttagtggatgttcatgtgtacattcaataattcttttcatcattgttgatcctggatggcccaatctgttatgccataaattaaatacaccaggatcaatatacctttctttaatcaccatatgtgcttctggtacatttatatgtgtaaaatgtaatccagaattaagtcttggcagtttttcaatcacgtgattattgttagtgatacttaaatatttctcattttctgccgttactgactgataatcatatccattaaggtatatgtcagaaaaactcaataaatttctgcttgacttaggagagaataaggcattattaattaaaaatgttgtaccatttggtaatatgaatttttcctTTCCcatcccttctatcaagttagcagcacctgatattgtatgtatagttccttccgttggtttcaaatcaatgaaatatttttcagatttaagtatagtgtgtgtagtaccactatctgctatacagagatctccactacttgattgatgttgtgttccagcagaattcatattaaacttcatatataagaaacaaacagtaagtatataaatgttacacaaaatgtttattacacacaaatagataaaactgaaacatttgacatacatagaattgaaacatcaaacatagaactggaacatttgataaaacatatagaactgaaacatttgagaaaacatgatgacaaaggttaaatcgttttatttataaaagaaacatattaatttaactcaagaaatcttcatataaatcagatggttgctcagtgattgttggatcaatattatccacaaaatttacttccttttctttacctttcagcgaatcctgatacatcttaacaagatgtttagatgttcggcaagtattagcccagtggcccattctaccacatctgtaacaagattcttcagaatttttagaagaatttgcttcaatatcttgtttagtgggcttgttttgtggttgatatttatattttcgtggattattatttctttgaccaccacggccacgaccacggccacgtccacgcccattcccattaccataatgatggtttctaccatagttatggcttttggcatgatgatggcgatggttattataaccacgatcttgcccgcgtccttgtccctgtttataattatttgcagtatttgcttcagggattgcaagtgtaccagtaggacgggattgctgatttttcattaatagctcatcattttgctctgcaaccaagagatatgaattaagttcaggatatgtgttgaactttagcattctcaaatttctttgcactgtgatgttggcagcattcattgtggagaaagttttctccaacatgtctgcatcacttatttcatgtccacagaatttaagttgtgagactgtattatacagagctgagctgtattcatttactttcttaaagtcttggaaccttaatgttctccattgatccatagcagctggaagtaaaatttctctttgattattgaatctgcttttgagaccttcccataaaatatggggatattctacagtcacataattattttgtaagcattcatcaatatgttgatgaataaagcaacatgccgttgcttgttctttttcagaacaagtgttgttttcatttatggtttcaagaatgcccattgatttaagatgcatttttacttttataacccatggcatgtagttgtttcccgttgattctaaaggagtaaatttaagctttttcagattcgacattttctattatcaaaaattaaaacaaacaacatgataaattagagtcaatttatattcataagtatataaacattaaacataaatttaatataacataaatgataattaggtgacagtgtcgaccatataaatgttagataatagaaatataaatgttagtaacataaatgataattaggcgacagtgtcgaccatatattattcaggtggtataaccgaccatatatcatttaggtggcagagccaaccataattagtattaagattatcgtgctgataacatgttataattcagtaggcttataactacctttagtggtttgattcttgatgttataattcagtaggcttataactacctttagtggtttgatttgattaagaatactaataatgaagtgtaagaacaaagatgataatggagagaaagaaagaaacactttgtaagtgtgagaaaatggtgcaagtttaatgcttgcattcatggctatttatagcaaaaatatcacaagtttaggtaatacaataatattacttttgtgtatcaataattgattatccatttatatatatatttatatattataacagattttttattttttatatatagtttTTTTAGTAATTACGAATGGGTGAATgttttttttggatatagtttaggATCAACCAGAGACTTAACCACTCACGCGTTTATCTCCTGTAATTACATAACCTGCTTTCAACTCTTGTCCTGAAGTAAATCATGATTAATTCGTGAGCATGGCTGGTAAAACCTCCTCCCCGCTGCCCCCGTACTAAACGAAAGGCGACCTGAGTGGATACTTCAGGTCagagataacattgagtgcaatgttgcagctCAGTGGAGTCAaactcgtgacctctcgctaagagagataGACCACTATTAGCTGAGGTACAATTCAATGTTGAATGAGTGGATGTTTATTTTGTGGGAGGAGTCGAGAAAACCGAACCAGCAAAGACGTCTTGACTATTTAACAAATGAAATATTTGACCAAAAACCTAATTGAAAAAGatctatataatataaatataaatttaattttaattatggaTCAAATGTTGCTACCTGACCATTCATGGTAAGGTTGCAGTTTTTAATTGATAGAACCGCATTGACTAAAAGGAATGTTAAACTATAAACATGGAACTAATTGTATCAAATTGTATCAAGCAACTAATTGTATTAAATTTTTCATAAGAACACTCACATCGGTGGTGTGGTGACACCCGCCCTCAAAACCGCCTTCCAGGGCGCCAATGGCACGGGCTAGCCCAGGGCGTCAATGACACGTGCTAGCCTTGCCTCACGCTCTGGCTTTCGCCCTCCTCTTCGCACTTTGTCATTTCTTTGTTGAGCATGTTGAAGGACGGGAAAAATGGGATAATCTACCgtttgaaaaataaataaataaaaaatcagAGAAAAAGGGTGAACGTCTAGTAGCGGCTAGTTagctctttttctttttttattttatttatttacacTCTACATATCCATgctcatatccatattcatttcaTATACAATTTACATTTCACATACAATTTATCTACACTCATATCACCAATATTTTATCACCAAAAATAAGTTCCAAAGAAATTCAAAAGGGAAAAGCAAACAAAGAAATGTTCAATATCGAACTTCGAACAAGATATATTTCAAAATTTATTTGAATCGCAACCAAGTAGCGGTTTTTCTCAATTTGCAAATGTCAACCCATTTATGTCTATGTTTCAAAatgtccaacaataacaacaacttctATACTACCCAACTCAATCACAACAAAATCTTCCTTACTACCCGAACCAACCTCATCAACAATTTCAAACACCAATCCAGATACCAAACACGACACCTTATTATCTGTAACTACCCGGCGAATCGGATGAAGAAGAAGTTCCCGAAACGCCAGGGGAAAACGAACCCGAGCCTGAAAAAGAAGCCGATCCGAAAAGGAAAGAAAGTGAGATGTCCGAAAGTTTCTTGGACTGAGTTGGAAAGTAGAATTTTAGACGAGAGTTGGGTTTATGTTTCTGAGCATCCGGACACGGGAAACTCACAAACGTTCAATTCATTTTGGGGTGAAGTTTGAAGACAATATAATTCACTAGTTCAGGAGCAAACACATGTGGATCAAATTAGCGAGAAATGTAGTAAAATGGCAAAGAATACTAagcaatttattgcaatttattcaaAATTTGAGGGACTTTTTGGCATTCGCGGGGGAAGATCTTATAAGAAATTCTTGAACATAATTCAAGCAATAAACTAAAAAGTCGTTTAGTTATGAGGATGTGTGGCAGGTTCTAAAAGAGTTCCCGAAGTTTTTACAGGGTGTACGTATGTCGTCAACCAACAAAAGAAAACAAGTCGACGATTTACAAATTAATTTGACTGTGGAAAGTTCAACCCGAACACAAGCACAAACCCGAACCTAACACAGCTTGAAAATTTATTTAAGGATAAAGACTCAATCCGATGTCCTCCAAGCCGAACTAAAATTCAAAGGCATTCGTACTCATTCGATGCCGCGAGCCGTATGTCATCCGATGAAGTACGATTAAAGATAGCTCAATCTACTGACGCTTTATAACAAGCGACAAATAAAGCCTTGGAAAAGTTATGTGAAGACAACGACATGCGGACAGTGTATAGAGGTTTAAAGCTTCTTTCCAAACCGGTTTCAGGTGAGTTGCCTCCCGACGAATACGACATTCTATTGAGCTTTCAAGCGAGAATTAAGAAAAGATATGCAAAGCGATTGGAAGCTTTGGACGAGGACGAGGAAGAGTAATTTGATTATTTATTTTctagttatttattttaattaatgtcatattttaattattgtcataatgtttttcatttttaattattgtaatattTTTAATTTCTAATGGAATTTTAGTTTTATTTGGATAAGTattcataatttaaataattataattattaatattaaaattttaaaaagataataaaaataaaataattaaaaatattgagGAAGTATGTTATCGTTGGTAGCGTTTAGTCCTGGGTTAGTCCTGGAAAAGAAGTGCTGATGTGACACTGATACGGCAGTTAGTCATGGGAAGTAAGTGTTGTCATGGTTGAGAGCACTCTAAGACGACTTTGTATGTTACATATACAACTTGCAGTAAGATAAGACACTCAAACCTCTGTTAGTAAAGGAACCGTTTCCAGAGTAACGTTCGACAAATGCACGGTCGTCTCATTAATTTAAAAGACTTCGTTCGACACATTAAAAATAGGCCTTAATTAGCATTGAACTTTTGGATTTTTATAAGATAATACTATTAACAAATTATCAATATAAAAGAAATTCTCAAATTAATAAtatcaaaagtgcttctcaaataaTTGTCATCTCGTTATATTTAACTTATTTTTAAGTAAAACTATTATTCTAGCATTTTTAAAAGCAAAGATGTTGattactcaatatatatatatatatatatatatatatatatatatatatatatatatatatatatatatatatatatatatatatatatatatatatatatatatatattaagaatgCAAAGTATTAATTTTATGAGATCAACTTGTTTGATAAACGATTTTTCGTTATTTGAAAACTACATGTAATGCGGCATGTGAAAAACTATATATAATTCTATGTGAAAattatatgttttgaactttacttTTATAAATTTCTAGTCCTATTCCTATTCCTATTCCTATAATATATTATTTGCGAATAGCATGTACATAGTAACTTCGCTGATGTCATAACAACGTCAGCATGATGTCACCCTATATTTTTTAAATGTTTCACATTTATTATCCTTATTAACATTTCTTGAATTTTTTAGTTTTAAAGAGTGATATTTATTTCAACTTACTTCTATAAACTTCGTTAAAGTATAAATGTTTTTTagctttttatttattaaaaagttTATGCCATTCGATATACAAATTGTCTTTTAATGCATGGAGCAAAATCATTTCCCACAAAGTACATGTCATCACTTATCGACTTGTATATTTATTTACTTGAACACGTGATCGGTTCATTAATTTAAAAATCCATATTAGATATATAAAAACGAGTCCTTATAAGCGTTAACGGTGCAAGTAACGAACTAAACTTTCCTTGTTTGCTTTTGTAAATCGGCAACTCCACCAACACTATTAGTCTTTCAACTCAAAATCATCACAAAATATTATCTCAATAACATTAACAACTGCATTATTGGCAAATTCATCATGTTGGACATTTTTTATATCATAATAAAATTAAAGGGTTCAAAACATAAGACGCCAAATGTACGATTGAATCAAGTCGACCTTTCGTCTTAGTTGATATGATTTTCATGATAGGATCGACTACTTTTTTTTTATGGTTTAAAGCGCCCTTTAACTTGTTGTGCTTTTTAAGCTCACCATGTAAAAAAGTCATGGAAGGCTCCCAATCCTCATCTACCATTCGTAATACTTTGACTAAAGGTGCAAAAACACTTAAGCATATTGTCACACTAGCCCAAGTTTTGTTGTCAATCACCAACTCATAAACTTATTTCCCCTTCTTCGTCTTTGATGACTTACATGCTTCCCATTCAATACTAGCATACATCTCCTGTAACTGCAGAAGACTCGTGCATCAAGTTTGCTTGTCAAAAATCATGTAATGAGATAAAATCTCGCTGCATACAATCCAACAATAACAAAGAGGTTTTTCTTCAACCAAAAGTCCGTAATCGAAACAGTGGCCAAAAGAAAGGGTATAATTGGGTTGACAATGTCCCGAATCTTTCCGATATTTTCAACACTACTAGCGAGATTGATGTGtgagaggtgtagtacgaaatagattatattttataacgaaaaactattaaatacgatacaattttacacaagttatttatttatttattgaatggatatacctaaaccttgctacaacacttataggcagtgtacctaattgtagagtagtatagtttttagtaagtccggttcgttccacagggagctagctgagtttaacgctatatatattttaaaatatatttgtatatatatatatatatatatatatatatatatatatatatatatatatatatatatatatatatatattgtagtattattataaaagggggttttaccgtttagtgaccgg
This genomic stretch from Rutidosis leptorrhynchoides isolate AG116_Rl617_1_P2 chromosome 11, CSIRO_AGI_Rlap_v1, whole genome shotgun sequence harbors:
- the LOC139877143 gene encoding uncharacterized protein: MDKKMEDVDKRVEWLNSEQYSAAGDIFGEPQKTTRIGDEYQAKIPSLMTENERLQLIALPVYQNANTDVQNRFAFGLPIPVTWVTCKLEAMESAEGKSGILGSETGDDDLFPIPCSSGEESWTKIEHDSFVLGLYIFGKDLRVVNEFVGDKGLPNVVSYYYGRFYRSSEHQRWSMFSKKRKIKYLPGRKIFKGWRRQELLSRLLPNVTDECKTHLTQVSSAFDEGKISFEKFVFSLRDTVGINILVKAVAIGNEKQDLTTKTKKRIRSKKRHTTCSSLTTQEISDLLKDRIGLSKTRLNEVFWDAVWPRLLATGWHSEQTTNYALQNSKHSLVFLTPGVTKFSRRGLEKGSQYFDSFVDVLNKVAVEPQLLEHEPNQDTRLVQPHKKQDLGDEDEEHSMKCMIVDTSLDPIVNFAELSSLVGCGPMNMQRSCSVSGETDQDSKSESQNDDDLDVVVSKIEDKTMDLTNNVQQPIRKLKFVSKSKPKRIRVITSCEDEVKKDADSRIVIDLNSPRVAPFSGGGDSPKPSVLPETSTNEPEVSSNGNGQIIRQSTRNRPLTTKALEALANGFLNPPQKKKRGSEDRAPRRVRAKTALVSNCGAHYIENRVNGVS